The Priestia koreensis genomic interval TTTTGGCAATAGAGCAAACCCAATATCGACAACATCGTCTACCACTTCCTTTTGATTTTTACTACATGTTCCATTACTTAAAATTAGTTTCACGTTTGGATAGCGTTGGGTAAACTGACGTAAAATTGGTCCTAATCGATAGATTGTCAGTGATTCAGGAGCAGCAATTCTTAACTCACCGCTTACCTCCCTTTTCGTTTTAAGATTTGTGAGATGCTGATAAGTGGTTAATAATTCATTAACTAAGGGAAGTGCTCGTTCACCAATTATTGTTAACTGCAATTTCTTTTGACTGTAGTGAAATAATGGTCCTCCTAGACCTTTCTCTAATGCCTGAATATGGGATGTCATGGTTGATTGTGTATATCCGAGCCTGGCCGCAGCCGATGTATAACTTCCTGTTTCTAATATCGTTTTAAATGTTATAAAGTGCCTCACTTCCAAGTCGATTCCCCCTATGACTTTTCTAAAAGAGCTGTTTTTTCTTCAGTCATGATGTCCACTTTCGAAATACGAAGTACTAACAGAGCGGATAATAAGCACACAGCGCCAGCTGATAAGAAGGAAAGATTATAGCTCCCTAGCGTATCCCTCAAAATACCGCCTCCATAAGCAGCAACGCTGGCACCAATTTGGTGAAAAACCACGATCCATCCGAAAATCATCCCGCTATTTGCTTTTCCAAATTCATTTGTTGCAAGCTTCACTGTAGGAGGAACAGTGGCGATCCAATCCAAACCATAAAATACTGAAAAAAGAAGAAGAAATGCATGATGCCCCTCAAAAGCATAAGGTAAAAACAAGAGCGACAGTCCTCGGAGACCATAATACCAAAATAGCAATTTTCGACTATCATAACGATCTGATAGCCAGCCAGATAACGTGGTACCAACGAGATCAAATATTCCCATAAGCGCCAATAACCCTGCACTTGTTACCTCTGGAATTCCATGATCGTGTCCTGCTGGTATAAAGTGAGTGCCAATTAAGCCATTGGTAGAAAAGCCACAAAAAAAGAAAGTTCCGGCAAGAAGCCAAAATGCACGACTTTTCCAAGCAGTTCCTAATGTCTTAATAGGTGTAAGAAAGATATTACCTTTAAATGGAGTTGGCTTCACAACCTCCCCTTCTCCGTATAAAGGCAAGCCTATGTGAGAGGGATGATTCCTCATCCATATCGCTACGACGATTAGTGTAAAGAGCGTGATGAAACAGGCTGCAAAAAGGGCTTGACGCCACCCTACTTCCTCCGTTAGTTTGGCCATGAGTGGTAAAAAAAGGAGCTGACCAGTAGCAGCGCTTGCCGTCAGTAGTCCGACTATCAGTCCCTTACGCTTTACAAACCACTGATTGCTGACGGTGACACCTAGTACGTTTGCCATCATCCCTGTAGCAAGCCCAGTAACAGCTCCCCATAGTATTTCATACTGCCACAAAGCAGTCATAAAAGGAGTGACGGCTAAACTAATTACTAATGCGGTTAAAGAGATCACGATAACCTTGCGAATTCCATACTTCTGAAGCAGCGCCGCACTGAAAGGACCCGTTAAGCCGTATAAAAGAATGCCAATAGAAATAACGCCTGAAATACTGGTTCGGCTCCATCCAAATTCTGTTTGAAATGAGATCATTAACACGCTTGGTATC includes:
- a CDS encoding LysR family transcriptional regulator, translated to MRHFITFKTILETGSYTSAAARLGYTQSTMTSHIQALEKGLGGPLFHYSQKKLQLTIIGERALPLVNELLTTYQHLTNLKTKREVSGELRIAAPESLTIYRLGPILRQFTQRYPNVKLILSNGTCSKNQKEVVDDVVDIGFALLPKVKQDHLIEYCLQREQIVLVTSKMRSSQFGDYTKAKNDDYFVTNESACSYRVMFEKHMETTYGAKFNTMELWSIEAIKKSILGGLGFSFLPYITVKKEIEKGDLQLINHEEQFDNIYAYMMVKSKKWRSLAAEKFMEMTMEHATTW
- a CDS encoding MFS transporter, which gives rise to MEKRIGFKSFHYGWIIVIVTFLTLLVSAGIRSIPSVLMISFQTEFGWSRTSISGVISIGILLYGLTGPFSAALLQKYGIRKVIVISLTALVISLAVTPFMTALWQYEILWGAVTGLATGMMANVLGVTVSNQWFVKRKGLIVGLLTASAATGQLLFLPLMAKLTEEVGWRQALFAACFITLFTLIVVAIWMRNHPSHIGLPLYGEGEVVKPTPFKGNIFLTPIKTLGTAWKSRAFWLLAGTFFFCGFSTNGLIGTHFIPAGHDHGIPEVTSAGLLALMGIFDLVGTTLSGWLSDRYDSRKLLFWYYGLRGLSLLFLPYAFEGHHAFLLLFSVFYGLDWIATVPPTVKLATNEFGKANSGMIFGWIVVFHQIGASVAAYGGGILRDTLGSYNLSFLSAGAVCLLSALLVLRISKVDIMTEEKTALLEKS